CAACAACCGGCCGTAATTGAATCACCAATAAAGGTAATCCCATGCTGACCAGGTTTCACAGCCTGCAGTTGACCATCACTTTCAAGTCCCACTACTGCAAAGCCACTGTCACCTTGCCAGACTGGGTCAGCATCCGTATTACCACTCATCACTAATCGAATCACATGCGACCGACCGTCTAAAGTTAATCGGTACGGCAGCGTACTAATTGCGATGCGCTGATACGGTAATCCATCAATTTGTAGCGCCATCCATGAGGCTTCGGCAACTGCTAACGGGAGCATCTTTATCGTCACTAATTGCGCCTGAGTCACCTTAAACCAGACTTCTGAGCCAAGATTAGTACTATACATTACGGTTTGGTTCTGAATTGTTTTCACCGCCCAACGCCCTTGGAAATATGCTGTCATCACGGGGTTATTCGGGATTGTCACTTGCACTCGCATTTAAATTAACCTCCTAATTGCTGAAACTTGATACCCATCAATTTAATCTGCTCATTCCGATTATATACTAGACTCATCAAATCAAATGAGGAGTCTTACTTATGAAATTCCAACAATTTTTAACCAAGTATACCAATCAAATCACACTCATTACCGGAATCTTAATCGTCTTGGGAATGCTAAGTAAATATGTACTCAACTTTACATTAGGCTATCAACTCACCCTAGCTGTCGCTTCCATTATTGCAGCTATCCCCATCGCCGTTCGTGCTTGGAGCGCACTAATCAATAAAGTCTTCAGTATCGAACTATTAGTCAGTATCGCCGTCATTGGTGCCTTTATCATTGGTGAGTTCAACGAATCGGCCATTGTTACCTTCTTGTTTCTATTTGGTTCTTATTTAGAAAGCCGAACCCTTCAAAAAACACGTCACGCCATCAAAGGCTTGACTGAAATGGCCCCAACCACTGCCACGTTAGTCACTACCACGGGTACTGAAACTGTTGATGTTGATGACGTTGAAACCGGCGACGTCGTCTTAATTAAGACCGGGAGTCAAGTCCCCGTTGATGGCACGGTGATTGACGGTAATGGCTACCTGAACGAAGCTTCCATTACTGGTGAAGCACGCCAAATCAACAAGCAAGTAGACGACCAAGTTTTTTCTGGGACCCTAGTTGAAAATGGTTATTTAAAAGTCCGAGCCACCCAAGTTGGTGACGATACGACTTTCGCTAAAATCATTGATTTAGTCGAAGAAGCACAGGATACCAAATCTAAAGCTGAAAAATTCATTGATCGTTTTTCACAATACTATACACCCGCCGTTTTAATTTTAGCCGTGCTAGTCTTTATTTTCTCCCGTGATTTCCGCCTAGCTATCACCGTCCTCGTGCTCGGTTGCCCGGGAGCGCTAGTCATTGGGGCCCCAGTTTCCAATGTGGCAGGTATCGGGAATGGCGCCAAACGTGGTATTTTAATCAAAGGTGGCGAAGTAATTGACACCTTTGCGAAAGTCGACACGCTGGTTTTCGACAAAACCGGTACTTTAACCGAAGGCAATACTGCGGTCACTAGTTTTAAAGCTTACACCCCGCAAACTACTGAAGCATTAACCTTGGCCGCAACTATTGAAGGCGTTTCTGACCATCCTTTAGGTCAAGCCATTGTCACCTATGCTGAAAAGAACGCTAACAAAATGACAGCCCCAACTTTAACCAATACCGAAACAGTTAAAGGCCAAGGTATCTGTGCCGAAGTCAATCACCAACAAGTGGTCATTGGTAATCAAGCCATGTTAACGGCGCATCAGATCAAGCTAACAACGGCACAATTGCAAACCCTCAAGACGATGCAACAAGCTGGTCAATCAACGGTCATCATGGCTATTGATGGTACTGTTACCTTGATGTTTGGGATTGCAGATACGATTCGTCCCGACGTCAAAGCTTCCTTAGCGGCTTTGAAGACCCAAGGCATCAAGCACCTCGTCATGTTAACTGGGGATAACGCTTTAACTGCAGATGCAGTCGCCCATGAACTCAACATTGACGAAGTCCACGCCAACTTATTGCCCGCCCAAAAAGTTACTTATGTTAAAAAGTTACAGGCCGCTGGCAATACAGTCGCCTTCATTGGCGACGGCATTAATGATAGTCCGTCAATTGCCAACGCTGATATCGGCATTGCGATGGGCAGTGGAACCGATGTTGCGATTGATACGTCCGACGTTGTCCTAATGCAATCCAGCTTTCCTGCCTTAGTTCATGCCCATGGTCTCGCTAAAAAAACGGTCTTAAATACCCGAGAAAATATCTTTATCGCTATTGCGACCGTTGTCTTTCTACTAATTGGCTTAATCTTTGGTTACATCTACATGGCCAGTGGGATGTTCGTGCATGAAGCCAGCATCTTAGTCGTTATTTTTAATGCGATGCGCTTAATCAACTTTCAAACTAAAACCAATCAGCCAACGCAAGTGACTCATACAACTGGTAAACTTAGCTCGACTGTTAAAGGATAGATTCGGTCTATCAATAAGCAGTTGCAGCCATTCTCAATGAGAATGGTTGTAACTGTCTTTTTGTGACTTATCTCGCGGGACGACCAGATAGTTTCAAACTAATTAATTGCTTTTGCATACGGGCGGGGGTATATTGATAATTATCAAACACCCAGTGGGGTTATTTAAATTTGGAGGGAATCAAGAATGATTAAAGAAATTCATGACCAAGATTTTGCTAAAGAAACCGATACTGGCATTGCCGTCGTCGACTTTCGAGCAGACTGGTGTCCACCTTGCCGGATGATGGACCCCATCTTAAAATCCTTATCTGAAGATTCAGCGTATAAAGATCAGGTTAATTTCGTTTCATTAAATGTTGACCATGATCAAGAAATTGCCAGCCAATTTCAGGTACAAGGAATTCCAACTTTCTTAATTAAAAAAGACGGTCAAGTCATTAGCCACATGGTCGGCGCTCGGCCGAAACCTGATTTTGAAGCTGAATTAAAGAAAGCCGTCAATTAATCATGGCTACCGACGCAACGCCTTACGTAACCAGCAAGCAAATCACGACACGCTTAAAACGTTCGGCTGGACAACTAGACGGCGTTCTACGAATGATGGCTGAAGACCGCCCTTGTGATGAAGTGCTGGTTCAATTATCTGCCGTTAAATCAAGCGTTGATAAGGCTATGAAACTAGTCATCGCTCGCAATATTAGCGATTGTCTTGACGACACAACCGCCGTCGATGCTGAACAGCTTGCCCATTCGTTAGATTTATTGCTCAAAACTAAATAATCAGACTAAAAAGCGGCCATCAAAGTATTTCACCTCGATGGTCGCCTTTTAGTGATTCTTATTTATCCCAGTTACCTTTTTTCCAATCATCGTGTGCCCAGTCATCTTGGTCCCACGCCGCCTGTTCTTTATCGGCTTGCTTCATTTGTTCAGCAGTCGGTTGCTGTTGTTTGGCACGTCGCATTAACACTGCCGTTGACACGACTGTAATAAATCCAGTTGCAAGGATGAATACGAACGTCCACATGATAATTTCACTAATTGACATCCTTAATACCCCCAGTATTGATTAGCGCTAGTATACCGCAGTATCGTTTAATTTGTCATCAAGCACGATTTTTCCAAAATAAAAAACGACCATCATTAGATAGTCGTCTTGCAATCGCTTTAATCGTCATCCTCGTCTTCTTCATCTAACCCAGTCCGAGCTGTGTGACCCAAGAAAGCTTGTAATTGGCGAATTTGGCGATTATTACTGCCACGATAGGCCGTTAACCACGCCGCTAGTGCTGGCCGATCTTCTTTGACTGCCAACTTAATTGCGCGATCGGTA
This region of Lactobacillus sp. CBA3605 genomic DNA includes:
- a CDS encoding metal-sensitive transcriptional regulator codes for the protein MATDATPYVTSKQITTRLKRSAGQLDGVLRMMAEDRPCDEVLVQLSAVKSSVDKAMKLVIARNISDCLDDTTAVDAEQLAHSLDLLLKTK
- a CDS encoding heavy metal translocating P-type ATPase; amino-acid sequence: MKFQQFLTKYTNQITLITGILIVLGMLSKYVLNFTLGYQLTLAVASIIAAIPIAVRAWSALINKVFSIELLVSIAVIGAFIIGEFNESAIVTFLFLFGSYLESRTLQKTRHAIKGLTEMAPTTATLVTTTGTETVDVDDVETGDVVLIKTGSQVPVDGTVIDGNGYLNEASITGEARQINKQVDDQVFSGTLVENGYLKVRATQVGDDTTFAKIIDLVEEAQDTKSKAEKFIDRFSQYYTPAVLILAVLVFIFSRDFRLAITVLVLGCPGALVIGAPVSNVAGIGNGAKRGILIKGGEVIDTFAKVDTLVFDKTGTLTEGNTAVTSFKAYTPQTTEALTLAATIEGVSDHPLGQAIVTYAEKNANKMTAPTLTNTETVKGQGICAEVNHQQVVIGNQAMLTAHQIKLTTAQLQTLKTMQQAGQSTVIMAIDGTVTLMFGIADTIRPDVKASLAALKTQGIKHLVMLTGDNALTADAVAHELNIDEVHANLLPAQKVTYVKKLQAAGNTVAFIGDGINDSPSIANADIGIAMGSGTDVAIDTSDVVLMQSSFPALVHAHGLAKKTVLNTRENIFIAIATVVFLLIGLIFGYIYMASGMFVHEASILVVIFNAMRLINFQTKTNQPTQVTHTTGKLSSTVKG
- a CDS encoding co-chaperone YbbN → MIKEIHDQDFAKETDTGIAVVDFRADWCPPCRMMDPILKSLSEDSAYKDQVNFVSLNVDHDQEIASQFQVQGIPTFLIKKDGQVISHMVGARPKPDFEAELKKAVN